One window of Mucilaginibacter inviolabilis genomic DNA carries:
- a CDS encoding glycosyltransferase family 2 protein, which yields MSDFLLTIAIPTYNREVYLRRLLESLFNQKSDFKNQVEIIISDNASTDNTQAVIGDFMNNKLEISLITNPENIGSDRNIAQCYTKAKGKYVVAFGDDDVLYPNSVAIILDIINKVKDFGVLYLNWELIKKDRLILESDILLFDDYLQFYNKVSHNSTFISGNVVNSKYVNNINFDRYFGTNLVQLPFILTASLSETYNIFHIQPLVGVQPDNSGGFSVCKVFGENLNQILNEFDVSLKTNRVFNLIKVRLLIESFPNWIYRIKNTKHFFSDDNNLHETLSSVYSKFPQYWFFVYPLIVLNKTILKVLWPFYRIYAKILGYLLNKKEKNQPAKIIKIR from the coding sequence ATGAGTGATTTTTTGCTAACAATAGCTATTCCTACTTATAATCGGGAGGTTTATTTAAGAAGATTACTTGAGAGTCTTTTTAATCAGAAAAGTGATTTTAAAAATCAGGTTGAAATCATAATATCAGATAACGCATCTACAGATAATACCCAAGCTGTTATTGGGGATTTTATGAATAACAAGTTAGAGATTAGTTTGATAACAAATCCTGAGAACATAGGAAGTGATAGGAATATTGCCCAATGTTACACAAAAGCTAAAGGAAAGTATGTTGTTGCTTTTGGTGACGATGACGTACTTTATCCCAATTCTGTAGCAATTATTTTAGATATAATTAATAAGGTTAAGGATTTTGGTGTTTTATATCTTAACTGGGAGCTTATTAAAAAGGATAGGTTAATCCTTGAATCTGACATATTATTGTTTGATGATTATCTTCAATTTTATAATAAAGTTAGTCACAATTCAACATTTATATCCGGAAATGTTGTTAATTCAAAATATGTTAACAATATCAATTTTGATCGATATTTTGGCACAAACCTAGTACAATTGCCTTTTATATTAACAGCTTCGTTAAGCGAAACATATAATATTTTTCATATACAGCCATTGGTTGGTGTACAACCCGATAATAGCGGAGGCTTCAGCGTATGTAAAGTTTTTGGTGAAAATCTTAACCAAATTCTTAATGAATTTGACGTGAGTTTAAAAACTAATCGTGTATTTAATTTAATTAAGGTAAGGCTATTAATTGAATCTTTTCCAAATTGGATATACAGAATAAAAAATACTAAGCATTTTTTTTCTGACGATAATAATCTACATGAAACGTTATCATCAGTATATTCTAAATTCCCTCAATATTGGTTTTTTGTTTATCCTTTAATTGTTTTAAATAAAACTATACTTAAAGTATTATGGCCGTTTTATAGGATCTATGCCAAAATACTAGGCTATTTATTAAATAAAAAAGAAAAGAATCAACCAGCTAAAATAATCAAAATAAGATGA
- a CDS encoding lipopolysaccharide biosynthesis protein: MIITIKKLLNKVGIDGAVALTILTRVIQAGGGIISIIFVSRYLSPSEIGYYYTFSSILAIQIFFELGLSGIITQYTAYESAHLKWIDNFELIGEIHYQSRLSSLLIFCVKWFAIIAAILFFALLYGGFTFFSHYGKGLNIEWKGAWITLCLTTSLNLFIDPLLAFFDGLGHVKDMAKIRLVQKTVYIILMFIFFACGLKLYSAALASLIAICVNYAQIIFTNRIKYLKVIWAAKSEWVISYFKEIFPFQWRIALSWISGYFIFQLFNPILFATEGAVVAGQMGMSIAALTGILSISMSWINTKVPFLSNLISKRDYTLLDVSFNRIAFQATGINLLITICFVLVIQVFKLFHVSLAERFLAFIPLICMCLANVINQLIYAFATYLRCHKKEPMLIQSITMGLLVCLSTVVLGRRFGLIGITTSYVFLTCMVALPWTIYLFITRKKAWHHE; this comes from the coding sequence GTGATTATAACCATAAAAAAGTTACTGAACAAGGTTGGTATTGATGGTGCTGTTGCTCTAACTATTTTAACTCGTGTTATACAAGCAGGCGGTGGAATAATTTCAATTATCTTTGTATCGAGATACTTATCTCCCTCCGAAATAGGCTATTATTATACTTTTTCGAGTATTCTAGCCATTCAGATATTTTTTGAATTGGGATTAAGCGGTATTATTACGCAATATACTGCTTATGAATCAGCTCATTTAAAATGGATCGATAATTTTGAGCTTATCGGTGAGATTCACTATCAATCCAGATTATCATCACTACTTATATTCTGCGTTAAATGGTTTGCAATAATTGCAGCTATTTTATTCTTTGCGTTATTATACGGGGGCTTTACCTTTTTCTCCCATTATGGTAAAGGGCTAAACATAGAGTGGAAAGGTGCGTGGATCACACTTTGCCTTACAACCTCCCTTAATTTATTTATTGATCCCCTGCTTGCCTTTTTTGATGGATTAGGCCATGTAAAGGATATGGCAAAAATAAGACTAGTACAAAAAACAGTCTACATAATATTAATGTTTATATTTTTTGCCTGTGGTTTAAAACTTTATTCGGCTGCATTAGCATCATTAATAGCTATTTGTGTAAACTACGCACAAATTATATTTACAAATCGGATTAAGTATTTGAAGGTAATATGGGCAGCTAAGTCAGAATGGGTGATAAGTTATTTTAAAGAAATATTCCCTTTTCAATGGCGGATTGCGTTGAGTTGGATAAGTGGATATTTTATTTTTCAACTATTTAACCCGATTTTATTTGCCACAGAGGGGGCCGTTGTGGCTGGGCAAATGGGGATGAGTATAGCCGCTCTTACCGGTATATTATCAATATCCATGAGTTGGATTAATACTAAAGTCCCTTTCTTATCGAACCTGATCTCGAAGCGTGATTATACTCTTTTAGATGTGAGTTTTAACAGAATAGCGTTTCAGGCTACAGGAATTAACCTGCTTATTACTATATGCTTTGTGCTTGTGATACAGGTGTTTAAACTTTTTCATGTAAGCCTGGCAGAGCGTTTTTTAGCTTTTATACCACTAATATGCATGTGCTTAGCCAATGTAATTAATCAGCTTATATATGCTTTTGCAACTTATTTACGATGCCATAAAAAAGAGCCTATGCTAATACAATCAATAACAATGGGTTTGTTGGTATGTTTATCTACCGTTGTTTTGGGACGGAGATTCGGATTAATAGGAATTACGACGAGTTATGTTTTCTTAACTTGTATGGTTGCCCTACCTTGGACAATTTATTTATTTATTACCAGAAAGAAAGCGTGGCACCATGAGTGA
- a CDS encoding lipopolysaccharide biosynthesis protein: MSKGKADEISLKDFINKILSISRYLKTKWLVILMGGILGGVLGLAYALISKPLYTASSTFVLDESNKGAGLSQYASLASMAGIDLGGSSSGGIFQSDNILELYKSRLMIEKALLSVANFDGKRQQLIERYIDFNHLRKKWLEDDRIGNISFNGNSDNFTRVQDSIITSIVKLFNKRLLTVSKPDKKISIIRVDVMNKDELFAREFNIKLVDNVNSFYSQTKTKKSYQSVRVLQYQADSVKDVLNRSINGVASAIDAAPNANPTLQILRVPSQRRQVDVQASTAIYGEIVKNLELSKMSLRQETPLIQLIDSPVLPLTVDKVTKVKGSAIGIIVGFFLTILTLFIRKVITKIMRND, from the coding sequence ATGAGCAAGGGTAAGGCTGATGAAATATCGCTAAAAGATTTTATAAACAAAATACTTTCGATAAGCAGATATCTTAAAACTAAATGGTTAGTGATATTGATGGGGGGGATTTTAGGTGGGGTTTTAGGTCTGGCTTACGCTTTAATTAGTAAACCATTGTACACAGCATCAAGCACTTTTGTGTTAGATGAAAGCAATAAAGGGGCAGGGTTGAGCCAGTACGCCAGCTTAGCATCAATGGCCGGTATTGATTTAGGCGGAAGTAGCAGTGGGGGAATATTTCAAAGTGATAATATTTTAGAATTATACAAATCGCGCTTAATGATCGAAAAAGCTTTACTAAGCGTAGCCAATTTTGATGGGAAAAGACAACAGTTAATAGAAAGATATATCGATTTTAATCATTTACGAAAAAAATGGCTTGAAGACGACCGTATTGGGAATATTTCATTTAATGGTAATTCTGATAATTTTACCCGCGTTCAGGATAGCATTATTACAAGTATTGTTAAACTGTTTAATAAACGGTTGCTAACGGTATCCAAACCGGATAAAAAGATAAGTATCATCAGAGTAGATGTGATGAATAAGGATGAACTGTTTGCACGGGAGTTTAATATAAAACTTGTTGATAACGTAAACTCATTTTACTCACAAACAAAAACTAAGAAGAGTTATCAGAGCGTTCGTGTGTTACAGTATCAAGCAGATAGTGTAAAAGATGTTTTAAACAGATCAATTAACGGGGTAGCTTCTGCTATTGATGCAGCACCCAACGCCAATCCCACACTTCAAATATTAAGAGTTCCATCACAAAGGAGGCAAGTAGATGTACAAGCAAGTACGGCTATTTATGGCGAGATTGTGAAAAATTTAGAGCTATCAAAGATGTCGCTCCGGCAAGAAACTCCATTGATTCAACTAATTGATTCGCCTGTTTTGCCATTAACAGTTGATAAAGTAACTAAAGTAAAAGGGAGCGCAATAGGAATAATTGTCGGTTTTTTTCTCACTATTCTAACACTTTTCATTAGAAAAGTGATTACCAAAATAATGAGAAACGATTGA
- a CDS encoding SLBB domain-containing protein encodes MAKTSFLIFLFVAMFCFGAINHVSAQINVQNLSSVNIDDVPDQQIIQLLQQAQNSGLSDAELIRQAQSRGMSSAQVQKLQTRIQDIRSKASGKKAQADTTEDANGRIVTGRKLNYKPDSLDTSDANKKDMFENLRPKIFGADLFKNKNSSFEPNLKLATPINYIIGPDDQLNVNVYGNSSVNWKLEVSPEGNITIPNVGVINVGGKTIEQATSQIKNRLSASNYAIGHGTNVQITLGNIRSIKVIIVGQVQKPGTYTLPSLATVFNALYMSGGPTDNGSLRQIEIIRNNRIIRHLDVYDFIVKGSQKDNISLQDQDIVRVPTYRTRVQLIGQIKIPALFEVLPGETLDNILNYAGGFTDSAYTARIKVSQISDQQRKITDVVEADYKNYIPLRGDKYTIESVIERFENRVVIKGAVFKPGDYELQNGLTLNQLIANAAGLKEDAFMERGTITRLKSDNSTEIIGFNVRDAINKTVNIPLQREDIVTISSIFDLRDKYQIIINGSVRNPGKFAFSENMKVEDLIFKAGGFAEGASTKRIEVARRISDADPNSKNSSVAQVFSVNVDGQLKPSEANFVLQPFDIVSVYTLPGFEKQKTVKVEGEVMYPGSYTIKTKNEKISDLVARAGGLTASADAEGGSLKRENIAILGIDKRKADTLAIARESMDRISRLKRTYKDSTRNEDTVMRNNFVGINLPKILKTPGSKDDLLLEDGDILRIPKQQQIVRVNGQVLYPSAVVYDRSKSFNDFVYNAGGYGPDALRRGAYVVYPNGTVRGTRKFLFFNNHPSVKPGSEIYVPKKSESKGNTAQSILGFTTGLASLGAIILGILSLNK; translated from the coding sequence ATGGCTAAAACTAGTTTCCTCATATTTCTGTTTGTTGCAATGTTTTGTTTTGGAGCAATTAATCACGTTTCGGCACAAATTAATGTTCAAAATTTATCATCTGTCAATATAGATGACGTACCTGACCAACAAATTATTCAATTATTACAACAAGCTCAAAATAGTGGTTTAAGTGATGCGGAATTAATCAGGCAGGCGCAGTCAAGAGGGATGTCAAGTGCACAGGTTCAGAAATTGCAAACAAGGATACAGGATATACGAAGTAAAGCAAGCGGAAAAAAGGCACAGGCAGATACCACGGAAGATGCAAACGGCAGAATAGTAACAGGACGTAAACTGAATTATAAGCCAGATAGTCTTGATACTTCGGATGCTAACAAAAAAGACATGTTTGAGAACTTAAGGCCTAAAATATTTGGCGCCGATCTGTTCAAAAATAAAAATAGTTCTTTTGAGCCCAATTTAAAGTTGGCTACCCCGATAAATTATATTATCGGGCCTGATGATCAGTTAAATGTTAATGTTTACGGAAATTCATCAGTCAATTGGAAACTAGAGGTATCACCAGAAGGAAACATTACTATTCCAAATGTTGGCGTAATAAATGTGGGTGGCAAAACTATTGAACAAGCAACATCGCAAATCAAAAACAGACTTTCAGCCAGTAATTATGCCATAGGCCATGGTACTAACGTACAAATAACACTTGGCAATATCAGGAGTATTAAAGTCATTATAGTAGGACAGGTACAAAAACCAGGTACCTATACCTTGCCTTCGCTTGCTACTGTTTTTAATGCTTTATATATGTCAGGAGGGCCAACGGATAATGGTAGTCTGCGTCAAATTGAGATTATCAGGAACAACAGGATCATCAGGCATCTGGATGTGTATGATTTTATAGTAAAAGGCAGTCAGAAGGATAATATTTCATTACAAGATCAGGACATAGTGCGGGTACCTACTTATCGTACCCGTGTGCAACTGATAGGACAAATAAAAATACCCGCATTATTTGAGGTTTTGCCAGGAGAAACTCTGGATAATATTTTAAATTATGCAGGTGGTTTTACCGATAGCGCTTACACAGCACGTATAAAAGTTTCACAAATTAGCGATCAACAGCGGAAAATAACCGATGTAGTAGAAGCAGATTATAAGAACTATATACCATTAAGGGGGGATAAATACACTATAGAGTCAGTTATTGAGCGGTTTGAAAATAGAGTTGTAATAAAAGGTGCCGTTTTTAAACCGGGCGATTATGAATTACAGAATGGCTTAACATTAAACCAATTAATTGCAAACGCGGCAGGTTTAAAAGAAGATGCTTTTATGGAACGGGGAACTATCACACGACTAAAAAGTGATAATAGTACCGAAATAATTGGCTTTAATGTTCGTGATGCTATTAACAAGACTGTAAATATCCCTCTGCAGCGGGAAGACATTGTTACTATATCATCTATATTTGATCTGCGCGATAAATATCAGATCATAATAAACGGTAGTGTACGGAACCCTGGAAAATTTGCTTTCTCCGAAAATATGAAAGTGGAGGATTTAATATTCAAAGCGGGGGGTTTTGCAGAAGGAGCCAGCACTAAGCGTATTGAAGTGGCCAGAAGAATAAGTGATGCAGATCCAAATTCAAAAAATAGTTCAGTTGCCCAGGTTTTCAGCGTCAATGTCGATGGACAGTTAAAACCATCTGAAGCCAATTTCGTATTACAACCTTTTGATATCGTATCTGTTTATACATTGCCGGGCTTTGAAAAACAAAAAACCGTTAAAGTAGAGGGAGAAGTAATGTATCCCGGATCTTATACCATAAAAACAAAAAATGAAAAGATTTCTGACCTGGTTGCTCGCGCAGGAGGCTTAACAGCATCTGCTGATGCAGAAGGGGGATCGTTAAAAAGAGAGAACATTGCTATATTGGGTATAGACAAGCGCAAGGCCGATACTTTAGCAATCGCCCGTGAAAGTATGGATCGCATATCTCGATTGAAAAGAACCTACAAGGACTCCACAAGAAATGAAGATACGGTAATGCGCAATAATTTTGTAGGCATTAATCTTCCCAAGATCCTAAAAACGCCCGGCTCAAAAGACGATCTGTTGTTGGAAGACGGGGATATTTTAAGAATTCCAAAACAACAACAAATAGTTCGTGTTAATGGTCAAGTATTATACCCAAGTGCTGTTGTATATGATCGATCAAAATCATTTAATGATTTTGTATATAACGCCGGTGGTTATGGTCCGGATGCATTAAGAAGAGGGGCCTACGTAGTTTATCCTAACGGAACAGTGAGAGGCACTAGGAAATTCTTATTCTTTAATAACCACCCATCAGTAAAACCAGGCAGTGAAATTTATGTGCCTAAAAAATCAGAATCTAAGGGCAATACAGCACAATCCATTTTAGGATTCACTACAGGGTTGGCTTCACTAGGAGCTATTATTTTAGGTATACTGAGCTTAAATAAATAA
- the rfaE2 gene encoding D-glycero-beta-D-manno-heptose 1-phosphate adenylyltransferase — translation MRIDLEKTLVNKITNISLLKTQVQNWQSKGLKVVFTNGVFDLLHIGHITYLAKAAELGEKLIIGLNSDSSVKRIKGESRPVNDQNSRAAILAALFFVDAVVVFEDDTPLNLISSLLPDVLVKGADYSVENIVGNKEVLANGGEVKTIDLVKGYSSTSIIEKIRQQIPGKA, via the coding sequence ATGAGAATAGACCTCGAAAAAACCCTGGTAAACAAAATAACTAATATCTCCCTGCTTAAAACTCAGGTCCAAAATTGGCAAAGTAAAGGGCTAAAAGTCGTTTTTACCAATGGGGTATTTGATCTTCTGCATATTGGTCACATCACTTATCTCGCTAAAGCTGCAGAACTGGGTGAAAAACTCATTATTGGTCTCAATTCGGATAGCTCGGTAAAACGTATCAAAGGCGAAAGCCGGCCGGTTAATGATCAAAATAGCCGGGCTGCAATATTGGCCGCCCTGTTTTTTGTTGATGCTGTTGTAGTTTTTGAAGATGACACCCCGCTTAATCTCATCAGTAGCTTATTACCTGATGTTCTGGTAAAGGGAGCTGATTATTCCGTAGAAAATATTGTAGGGAACAAAGAAGTATTAGCCAATGGTGGTGAAGTAAAGACCATTGATTTAGTGAAAGGCTATTCATCAACCTCTATAATTGAAAAAATCAGGCAGCAAATTCCTGGTAAGGCTTAA
- a CDS encoding D-sedoheptulose 7-phosphate isomerase, with product MILEALQDHQNTTQRVIDELTSDIAQACQMISDTIKGGNKVLLAGNGGSAADAQHIAAELSGRFVKERRALPGIALTVDTSALTAIANDYGYDHVFSRQVEAFAHEGDLFIGISTSGNSQGILNAFKTATKFKCKTLGLSGRDGGKMNGICDLNIVIPSNVTARIQEMHILIGHILCQSVDSLFE from the coding sequence ATGATTTTAGAAGCGCTACAGGATCATCAGAATACTACACAACGGGTTATAGACGAACTTACAAGTGATATTGCACAGGCCTGTCAAATGATATCAGACACTATAAAAGGAGGCAACAAGGTTTTACTTGCGGGTAATGGAGGCAGTGCTGCCGATGCTCAACATATTGCTGCTGAATTGAGTGGAAGATTTGTTAAGGAGCGAAGGGCCTTGCCTGGTATAGCATTAACGGTTGATACATCGGCACTTACGGCAATAGCTAATGATTACGGTTATGATCATGTTTTTTCACGACAGGTGGAAGCTTTTGCACATGAGGGCGACTTGTTTATTGGCATTTCAACCAGCGGCAATAGTCAGGGTATACTTAATGCATTTAAAACAGCTACAAAATTTAAATGTAAAACCCTGGGTCTATCAGGGCGTGACGGAGGTAAAATGAATGGTATATGTGATTTGAATATCGTAATACCATCCAATGTAACCGCCCGCATACAGGAAATGCATATATTGATAGGACATATTCTTTGCCAATCAGTTGATAGTTTATTTGAATAG
- a CDS encoding capsule assembly Wzi family protein, with the protein MKKTLLSAVTLLFLGAKTFSQTVPVGSYAEDIARRNQLLGKSDNTSSFTVRPVNDEWHDTDSSFKQLLASKTYGNFQFMGKPSGIQILPFNWLNDYNVRRPYGYNNSSLYPAAGYQTRVSGGFLLKAGIFTVQVKPEFVYAQNKRFDTFADVQVNTTNKQLLNAYYFNINGIDAPERFGNKSLQHLYPGQSKVTVNFKNIEAGISTENIWWGPGVQNSIMMSNSAPGFLHWTFNSVKPIKTIIGSFEWQIIGGNLKQSGYLPIDTNRIVSAKGLFIPKPEVTRYISAYTINWQPKWLKGLYLGLTGYDYLDKDSLYHKRNIIQKLFPVITGSSLKANDVSNSTRGDGQDFAFALNIRQLLPLYNAELYFEWARNDRTGSINDFLQEPDHSAAITLGGRKLFELSKDSYIQVKAELTQLQRESTFLLRDEPTWYTHITSPRDGYTNDGRYVGAGIGPGSNSFMFDISYLKGMNSFGLTLERQVHNNDLYYTAFTGTGNFSSHWVDINSTFYANMKFKKYLISAEVTPVYSLNYQYNHGNGYNLHARLNFTYYFE; encoded by the coding sequence ATGAAGAAAACTTTATTATCAGCCGTTACTTTACTGTTTTTAGGTGCAAAAACTTTTTCACAAACCGTACCAGTAGGGAGTTATGCGGAAGATATTGCCAGACGAAATCAATTATTGGGAAAGAGCGATAATACTTCATCTTTTACTGTAAGGCCTGTAAACGATGAATGGCACGATACCGATTCATCGTTTAAACAACTTCTGGCCAGCAAAACATACGGTAATTTTCAGTTTATGGGTAAGCCCTCCGGTATTCAAATATTACCCTTTAATTGGTTAAATGATTATAACGTTAGGAGACCATATGGTTATAATAATTCATCATTGTATCCTGCTGCCGGTTACCAGACCAGGGTTAGCGGAGGGTTTTTATTAAAGGCGGGCATATTTACAGTACAGGTAAAGCCAGAGTTTGTATATGCCCAAAATAAACGCTTTGATACTTTTGCTGATGTGCAAGTTAATACCACCAATAAGCAGCTTTTAAATGCGTATTATTTTAACATAAATGGTATTGATGCCCCGGAAAGGTTTGGTAATAAATCGCTACAGCATTTATATCCAGGGCAATCAAAAGTAACTGTCAACTTTAAAAATATAGAAGCTGGTATTTCAACAGAAAATATATGGTGGGGGCCAGGTGTGCAAAACTCCATCATGATGAGTAATTCTGCACCCGGTTTTTTGCATTGGACATTTAATTCAGTTAAGCCTATTAAAACCATAATAGGGTCATTTGAATGGCAGATAATTGGGGGGAATTTAAAACAGTCCGGTTATCTTCCAATTGATACGAACCGGATAGTGAGTGCCAAAGGTTTATTTATTCCTAAGCCCGAAGTTACCCGATATATATCTGCTTATACGATTAACTGGCAACCTAAATGGTTAAAGGGTTTGTATTTAGGACTAACCGGATACGATTATCTGGATAAAGATTCACTTTATCATAAAAGGAATATCATTCAAAAATTATTTCCAGTAATTACCGGTTCATCGCTCAAAGCGAACGATGTATCTAACAGTACCCGTGGAGATGGCCAGGACTTCGCATTTGCTCTTAATATACGCCAGTTATTGCCTCTTTATAATGCTGAGCTTTATTTTGAGTGGGCCAGAAATGACAGAACAGGAAGCATTAATGACTTTTTGCAGGAGCCTGATCATTCAGCTGCCATTACTTTAGGTGGCCGCAAGTTATTTGAGCTTTCTAAAGATAGTTATATACAGGTAAAAGCCGAACTAACCCAACTGCAACGAGAATCTACGTTTTTGTTAAGAGATGAACCTACCTGGTATACACATATCACGAGCCCCAGAGATGGGTATACTAATGATGGAAGGTATGTTGGTGCCGGCATTGGGCCAGGAAGTAACAGTTTTATGTTTGATATAAGTTATTTAAAGGGAATGAACTCCTTTGGCCTAACATTAGAGCGACAAGTTCATAATAATGATTTGTATTATACTGCTTTTACAGGTACAGGAAATTTTAGCTCGCATTGGGTAGATATAAACAGCACATTTTATGCTAACATGAAATTTAAAAAATATTTGATTTCTGCTGAGGTAACCCCGGTCTATTCTTTAAATTACCAGTATAATCATGGCAATGGTTATAATTTACACGCAAGACTCAATTTTACCTATTACTTTGAATAA